From Neorickettsia helminthoeca str. Oregon:
GGAATGAAAGATATGGTATGGATTATTATTTCGTGGACACTGATGAGTTTCATAAGCTACTAGCTGAAGGGAAAATGCTAGAACACGCACGGGTCCTACAAAATTATTATGGGACCTCCAAGGAATATATAGAAAATACACTTGAAGCTGGTGTTGACGTCCTATGCTGCATCGATTGGCAAGGGGCTGATCAGGTTCGTCAGAAGGTAAGTAGCGTTTCCATATTTTTGCTGCCCCCGAGTCTGGAGGAATTAAGAAGAAGACTCATGAGTAGAGGTACTGATACCAAAGAGGTGATTGAGTACAGACTGAAAGAAGCTCTGGAAGAAGTAAAACATTTCTCAAAATACGATTATGTTATAATCAATGATGACCTACAAGAAACTAAACAGAAAGCACTTGCGATAATCAGAGCAGAGAGAGAAAAATTGAAAGAAAATCAGGTACAGATAGAAAAGTTCGTTGCAACACTTATAAGCTGAGGTAGTGGATTTTACTTTCCCCTACCTCTATGCATCCCTTGTGAGATCAGCGATTGAGCTTTGAGTCTCAGTTGCCATATTCCTATTTTGGAGAAGTTTGTTCCCATAAGATGTTTAAGGGTTGTCATATACTGCATGTTTCTTCTTATCACCATACTAGTCCATTTTCCCTGAGGTTTAGCTATTCCAACAATCCTAGCATCATATTCTAAGCGCTGGTTAGGCTGTTCTAGATCTATACTACGGTAGTACTGTGCTTTGATCTTCTCATGCTTCTCTTTGTGGTACTCTCGATGATCCCCCTCCTCCACGGAATCAGATAAGTAATCCCTACCTGCGGAGCTGTAAATTACAAAAAACCCGATAACGACAATAAGTACTATGGCTGTGACCGCGATTATTACATACAACAACTAGACCCCCTGGTAAAATCCCAATCCCCTTAACAGCACGCTCTCCAAGAAAAGAAATCTAATAAAGTCTCTTGATTGTTCGATTCCTCTACTGTCTACAATTGAAACCGTGTATTGAATCTTTGGATAAAGGTTACGTGGAATTTCGAATAATTTTTCTAATCCAGCACCCTCGTATTGAGTAGCAATGCTTCCAGGAAGTATGGCGAACGCACCACTCCTTATCGCTGTGTATCCCAAATTCTCGAAATTTCCTATTTCCACATACCTATCTATCTTTAATTTTACCATAACATCTTTAATTATAGCTCCTATTTGACTATTCAAGTTCGGCACTATAAAAGTGGAGTGTTTCTTCGCAATTTTCAGGATAGTATTCAAGTTACCGCCCTTGCTAATCAGTTTTTCAACCCTACTGCCTCTAGCAAGACACAGGTACAATCTATCTGATGCAAAGTTTACCCCTCTGAGATTAGAGTTACTCTTCTTGTCGTGCACTGAAATCACAATATGCGCACCTTTTTCTGAACTCTTAAGCAACTCCTTGGACGCGCTGAAATCCGCAGTGATAATGATTGATTGTTCTTTCGCATAT
This genomic window contains:
- the gmk gene encoding guanylate kinase, producing the protein MKRKGILFIISSPSGTGKTTIANFLVTQDENIQRSVSFTTRQPRGNERYGMDYYFVDTDEFHKLLAEGKMLEHARVLQNYYGTSKEYIENTLEAGVDVLCCIDWQGADQVRQKVSSVSIFLLPPSLEELRRRLMSRGTDTKEVIEYRLKEALEEVKHFSKYDYVIINDDLQETKQKALAIIRAEREKLKENQVQIEKFVATLIS